A genomic window from Glycine soja cultivar W05 chromosome 10, ASM419377v2, whole genome shotgun sequence includes:
- the LOC114370514 gene encoding trihelix transcription factor PTL-like: MTEPSETLFSSHPVSSVHFLFLFLSHYCLWGEDMGDPYGLPEDLRRLIPARSTHLNPSNTHLLEPLCLHHGLSSAVSSATTPHTSFDPNMVGDVFFPRGFTHHFAHHHDYSSSSGVNPVVTATAAATTTVSDHAFCSMESAEKGWFGFDSGNNRWPRQETLSLLEIRSRLDSKFRENNQKAPLWNEISRIMAEEFGYQRSGKKCKEKFENLYKYYKKTKEGKASRQDGKHYRFFRQLEAICGDQANNAHHAHASTSDKTHRAGGNTVTTNQNQTCTINQDYNNGNNSNNNPKCSECLSISNSSEFETSSSENNDEDLSAIAFMMKQQSRDEKQKGLDDHIHRQNDQYRRVRKSWRAKVEEIVDSHMRKIIETQDAWMERMLSVVEQREQEMASREEERKRKESMWLDKQVHELWAKEKAWVEARDAALIEVVRKHIGIGIGLEALPLVEEEPPNKNKSQGNYNIDANEFPSEGVDHNRSSSSRWTEMEISNLIQLRTSFEQRFRENNNGYLLENGLWDEIAAKLACLGFDRSARECKQIWDEISISLRRTVDECDDGAKRRPWYLGLKLTDDDDL; encoded by the exons ATGACAGAACCAAGTGAGACCCTTTTCTCATCTCATCCTGTGTCTTCTGTacactttcttttcctttttctctctcactaCTGTCTTTGGGGTGAAGATATGGGTGACCCTTATGGGCTACCGGAGGATCTCCGGCGGCTTATACCAGCCAGAAGTACCCATTTGAACCCTTCAAACACACACCTACTTGAGCCACTTTGTCTTCACCATGGTCTCAGTAGTGCTGTTTCTTCTGCTACTACTCCACACACTAGTTTTGACCCCAACATGGTTGGGGACGTTTTCTTCCCTCGTGGTTTCACTCACCACTTTGCTCATCATCATGATTATTCTTCTTCCTCTGGTGTAAACCCTGTTGTTACTGCTACTGCTGCTGCTACTACTACTGTCTCGGATCATGCATTCTGCAGCATGGAGAGTGCAGAGAAAGGGTGGTTTGGGTTTGACTCCGGGAACAACAGGTGGCCTAGACAGGAGACCCTTTCGCTTCTAGAGATCAGATCTCGTCTTGATTCCAAGTTCAGAGAGAACAATCAGAAAGCACCCTTGTGGAATGAGATTTCTAg GATAATGGCTGAGGAATTTGGGTACCAAAGAAGTGGAAAGAAATGCAAAGAGAAGTTTGAGAATTTGTACAAGTATTACAAGAAGACAAAGGAAGGTAAAGCTAGTAGACAAGATGGGAAGCACTACAGGTTCTTCAGGCAGCTTGAAGCAATATGTGGAGATCAAGCAAATAACGCTCATCATGCTCATGCCTCAACTTCTGATAAAACCCATCGTGCTGGTGGAAACACTGTTACTactaatcaaaatcaaacctGCACAATTAACCAAGACTACAATAATGGTAATAATTCTAACAATAACCCCAAATGCTCAGAGTGTTTGAGTATCTCAAATTCATCTGAATTCGAGACATCCTCATCAGAGAACAATGATGAGGATCTCTCAGCCATTGCATTCATGATGAAGCAGCAGTCAAGGGATGAGAAGCAGAAAGGGTTGGATGATCATATTCATAGGCAAAATGATCAATATAGGAGGGTGAGAAAAAGCTGGAGAGCAAAAGTGGAGGAGATAGTGGATTCCCACATGAGGAAGATCATAGAGACTCAAGATGCATGGATGGAGAGAATGCTGAGTGTTGTTGAGCAAAGAGAGCAAGAGATGGCATCTAGGGAggaagaaaggaagagaaaagaGTCAATGTGGCTTGACAAACAGGTTCATGAACTTTGGGCTAAAGAGAAAGCATGGGTTGAAGCAAGAGATGCTGCATTGATAGAGGTTGTGAGGAAACACATTGGGATAGGGATAGGACTTGAAGCATTGCCATTGGTTGAAGAAGAACCACCAAATAAGAACAAGAGCCAAGGAAATTACAATATTGATGCCAATGAGTTTCCCTCTGAGGGTGTGGATCATAATAGAAGTAGTAGCAGTAGGTGGACAGAAATGgagatttcaaatttgataCAACTAAGGACTAGTTTTGAGCAAAGattcagagaaaataataatgGGTACTTATTGGAGAATGGGCTTTGGGATGAAATAGCAGCAAAACTGGCTTGTTTGGGGTTTGATAGGAGTGCAAGAGAGTGCAAGCAAATATGGGATGAGATTAGCATCTCTCTGAGAAGGACAGTGGATGAGTGTGATGATGGTGCAAAAAGAAGGCCTTGGTATTTGGGACTTAAGCTGACGGATGATGATGATCTTTGA